GATAAGAATAAATGATTCGATAGTTTAAGGTCTCATAATTTCGAAAAATTGTATCTTCTCTATTTAGCTCGATATCCAGATAATTAGCATTGTCATTAAAATCTTTAATGATGCCTTCCACATCTTCTGGGAATAATTTCACATAGGATCGAACACTACTATCTTCAGCTCTTCTATAGGTAAAAAGCACTGGCAAACCAAGAGCTTTGATTTTCTTTTTCATTTCTTTTTGGATGTAATTTCTAGAGAATAAATCCAATCGAACTTCGATCACATCTACATCTTTTACGTCTTTTTTTTGGAGGTGGCGCAATTCATCCTCACCGACAGAGGCTATGATTTTATAAGAATCTGGCATAAAGATTATAATCCTTTTTGTAATAGATCGTGGAGAGAAATCATCCCAACAAAAACTCCATTTTCATCCACAACTGGAGCAACAGAAATTGGCCTTTCGCGTCCTTCCATTTTGATCAGAACATCATATGCCTTTTCATCTGGTCGAAAACTATTTGGATTTGGGTTCATCATTTCTTTTGCGGTTACATCAGGAGATAAGGTATGTTTTGTGAGATATTTGCGAATGTCATAATCGGTAATCAGTCCTACAAGTTTTGAATTTGAATCCACAACTCCAGTCGCACCAATTCCTTTTTCTGTAATTTCTTTTAAAATAGTTTCTAGGTTTGCATTGATGGAAATAGAAGCGTTTCTTTCTCCCTTTCGCATTACATCAGTTAAGTATAATGATAATCGTTTTCCTAACCTACCAGCAGGATGGTACAATGCAAAATCATCCGCTTTAAATTCCTTTAATTCCATTAGAGCAACTGCAATTGCATCTCCTAGTACAAGGGCAATGGTTGTGCTAGAAGTGGGAGCAAGATCTAATGGACATGCTTCTTTTAAAACTGGGGTGATAATGACAACATCCGATAATTCTGCTAATTTAGATTTGGCGTTAGCAGTGATGCCTACAATTTTTGCGCCGATTTTGCGAAGGGTAGGAAGGATATAGTTTAGTTCTTCTGATTCACCACTTTTTCCAATGGCAAGTACCACATCGTCGGGGCCAACAATTCCAGAATCTCCATGTGATGCATCTGTTGGATGTAAAAAATATGCTGAAGTTCCTGTGGAAGAAAGAGTATGTGATATTTTTTTGGCAATATCACCAGACTTACCAACACCCGTAACAATTACTTTGCCTTTTGATTTTAGAATCAAATCGATACAGTCTTTTACTGAAGGGTCTAATTGTTCACGGAAGTGAACGAGAGATGAAATTTCATCGTCAAGCGCTTGTTTTACGATAGTCAAAGTATCTTTATTTGTCATACAAGTAATTCCTCCCAAGCTAAGTGATCCATATTGATCTCATAAGAGAAAACGGTTTCTACACCAGGAATTCTCAAAACAACAAGAGTTTTGTTTTTTACTTTTAGAATTTCCATGGTTTTACCAGCAAAAGAACCATCGATCACTTTCACCATTTTGCCTTTTTGAAATAATAGTTCTCTGTTCATTTTCAAAGATTCCGCATAATCCTTAAGGCCTTGTTCCAAAACATCTAAATCATTTTGTTCCACAATAGCTGGTTGCCCTTTATGAAATACAAACTGGACTGATCCTGGTAATTGTAAGACCTTATTTTTATCTCTCCAAAAGACAATCCTTACAAAAATATAGGAAGGCAATATTGGAACTTGGATCCATTTGAATCGATCTGTCCATTTTTTCCGTTCTTTCCGTATTGGTAAGTAGTTTTCGATTTTGTATTTGTTCAGAAGTTCACTGAGTTTTTTTTCTGCACGTGGTTTGGTATAAACTATATACCAAGCACTTTCTTCAGATTGTGGATTAGTCTCTGACATCTAAACGGAACCTAATGGGTAAAACAAATTCTTTGCCTTTGGTGTATTGGAACTTCCAATCGGAAAGTTGGCGACGCACCTGTTGATCAAAAACCGCATACCTACATGCTGTGACCACTGCAATTTTTTCCAAACTACCGTCTTCTTTCACGGAAAGACGGTACACACAATGATCTTCTAGTTTTTGTTCCAATGCCAAACTGGGGTAACTGAGACAATTTTGGAATTCAGAGATTTCGTCTTCTACGGTTTTGGTTCCATCATTTTGAGATTGGTTTGGCGAAATTGATTCCTTACTTTCTCCCAATCCAGTTGAAAAATGAAGTTGGAAAGAGGAAAAATTTCCGCCTTCCTTGAGTTTGATGTGAGAAGAATCTATGTCACTTCGGTATTCCATTGCCAAATAAGACAAAAGAATGAACACATGTACCCCAATGCTAAGGGTGATAGCCTTATATTTGGGTCCATCAAAGAGTAAATGCATTCCAAGTTCATGAAAAACTTTATTGGAGAGAATGCAATCTCCATTTTCATTGTCCGTATATGCCATCAAGTTGGGGAAAAATTTTCCGAGTATCTACCTATGGAGAATCTCACGGAACATCCGTAGGAGTTGTTGTGGATGGAGTGCCAGCTGGTCTCCCATTTCCAGAAGAAGAAATCCAAAAAGATCTAACACGTCGTAGACCAGGTCAAAATGATCTGACAACTCCGAGAGATGAAAAAGATAGAATGGTTGTTGAGTCAGGAGTGTTTGAAGGCAAAACCACGGGAAGCCCCATACTCATGAAGGTGAATAACCAAAATACCATTGGCAGTGATTATGATGAGATGGCACATGTGTTTCGCCCGTCTCACGCTGATTATACGTATTCTGAAAAATATGGCCATAGGGCCCATGTAGGTGGTGGTCGTTCCTCTGTTCGCGAAACCATTGGTAGAGTTGCAGCTGCAGGTCTTGCCCGAGTGATTT
The sequence above is a segment of the Leptospira levettii genome. Coding sequences within it:
- a CDS encoding type I 3-dehydroquinate dehydratase, with the protein product MPDSYKIIASVGEDELRHLQKKDVKDVDVIEVRLDLFSRNYIQKEMKKKIKALGLPVLFTYRRAEDSSVRSYVKLFPEDVEGIIKDFNDNANYLDIELNREDTIFRNYETLNYRIIYSYHSFKKSILANEMNQFIAKSKSVKKKNPIYKFAITPENIEETADFLNDIKLLSKTQTMIGICMGELGIISRVFGDKFNSSFTYMTLGEPKAPGQISVDTFKKLRADLFKSPQSAKESKEE
- a CDS encoding KpsF/GutQ family sugar-phosphate isomerase — its product is MTNKDTLTIVKQALDDEISSLVHFREQLDPSVKDCIDLILKSKGKVIVTGVGKSGDIAKKISHTLSSTGTSAYFLHPTDASHGDSGIVGPDDVVLAIGKSGESEELNYILPTLRKIGAKIVGITANAKSKLAELSDVVIITPVLKEACPLDLAPTSSTTIALVLGDAIAVALMELKEFKADDFALYHPAGRLGKRLSLYLTDVMRKGERNASISINANLETILKEITEKGIGATGVVDSNSKLVGLITDYDIRKYLTKHTLSPDVTAKEMMNPNPNSFRPDEKAYDVLIKMEGRERPISVAPVVDENGVFVGMISLHDLLQKGL
- a CDS encoding UpxY family transcription antiterminator; this encodes MSETNPQSEESAWYIVYTKPRAEKKLSELLNKYKIENYLPIRKERKKWTDRFKWIQVPILPSYIFVRIVFWRDKNKVLQLPGSVQFVFHKGQPAIVEQNDLDVLEQGLKDYAESLKMNRELLFQKGKMVKVIDGSFAGKTMEILKVKNKTLVVLRIPGVETVFSYEINMDHLAWEELLV
- a CDS encoding LIC_10042 family TonB-like protein, whose product is MAYTDNENGDCILSNKVFHELGMHLLFDGPKYKAITLSIGVHVFILLSYLAMEYRSDIDSSHIKLKEGGNFSSFQLHFSTGLGESKESISPNQSQNDGTKTVEDEISEFQNCLSYPSLALEQKLEDHCVYRLSVKEDGSLEKIAVVTACRYAVFDQQVRRQLSDWKFQYTKGKEFVLPIRFRLDVRD